The sequence below is a genomic window from Macadamia integrifolia cultivar HAES 741 chromosome 1, SCU_Mint_v3, whole genome shotgun sequence.
ttttccataaaaaagaaaCGTTTCAGACCGGTCCAGGTATTGACATAAGAGGAAGGAAAGCAgaacaaataaacaaaagataGAGAAAATGCTCAACTGAACCCAAGGTTGCAGAGTCGTAGAGAGAGGGtaagagcttcttcttcttcttcttcttctaggatcCAAATCACTCGGAAGCTTTATTTCTTGCAATTATTTACTAAGCTTGCTGTATTGGGTTTGGTTAGACTTGTAAATGCTCTTGATGAATGTACACTTATTTAGTAATTTTTTCTCCTGATGTTTAACAAACTTCTATATGCTTATTAATCAAATACCCTTTCAGGTTCACATCTGAATCAATCAACAATGGCTTTCGAAGAAGGGCCACAGACCCTCAGCCTGAAGGTTTATATCGACAAGGAGAAGAACAGAGTAGTAATGGCTGAAGCTGATGGTGACTTTGTGGACATTCTTTTAAGCTTCTTGACTATGCCCATGGGAACCATAGTGAGACTCCTCAACAAACAACCACAGCCAGTCACTATTGGGTCCTTGACCACTCTATACAAATGGGTGGAGCAGGAACTTGAGGAACAGTTTCTGCAGACTGAGGCATGCAAGTCCATGCTACTTCATCCAAGGAATCCTAATGAAAAAGTTTGCAGCAAACTGAAACTCAATATTGACGATAAAGAGCCCACCAAGTACTATATTTGTGCTGATTGGAATTGCAGCCGAGGAATATGTAATGGAGGATCTGGCAGATTTTATAGTACTTTCAAAACTGTTAGATGCAGTTGCGGGAAAATGATGGACAAGGAGACGTGTATGGAAAAACTAGATCATGAAGCTGCAGGATCTGTAGGAGATGGAGGAGTGTTTGTTTGTGGAACGACCAAGTTCATGGTAACAGATGATTTGCAGGTAAAGTCCATTTCTCCAGCTACTATAGTGACACTGTTGTACAAAGTTGGGATCAAAGACGAGAGATCACTTCAAGAGACTACACTGAATATTGGCTCAGAGGAGGTATGATTTTAATTCAATTTGAAccttctgttttcttcttcacttgaggTCCCCCAGTAGAAGGAAAGTAAAGTTCCACACTAGAATATTTTTCCTAAATTAATTTATTCCTCTTAtgttttggtcttttcctttATGAGGGGGtatatattttttacatttCTTGTATTTGTATAATGGATGTTTGCCTCTCTGGTTTTCCAACTGGCTATGTAAGGATAC
It includes:
- the LOC122078794 gene encoding uncharacterized protein LOC122078794, with the protein product MAFEEGPQTLSLKVYIDKEKNRVVMAEADGDFVDILLSFLTMPMGTIVRLLNKQPQPVTIGSLTTLYKWVEQELEEQFLQTEACKSMLLHPRNPNEKVCSKLKLNIDDKEPTKYYICADWNCSRGICNGGSGRFYSTFKTVRCSCGKMMDKETCMEKLDHEAAGSVGDGGVFVCGTTKFMVTDDLQVKSISPATIVTLLYKVGIKDERSLQETTLNIGSEEILNLLKRSLFSKTPLTDVFLRKQGFTSEALNFEIADAVQSKSSGITSFTFPEYMCMKLMMSSPG